A region from the Salminus brasiliensis chromosome 22, fSalBra1.hap2, whole genome shotgun sequence genome encodes:
- the arl4d gene encoding ADP-ribosylation factor-like protein 4D, with product MGNQLTEIAPNTPFLPNFQSLHVVVIGLDSAGKTSLLYRLKLKEFVKTIPTKGFNTEKIKVPVGNGRAITFQVWDVGGQDKLRPLWKSYTRRTDGMVFVVDSTEAERMEEAKVELHKITRTSENQGVPVLVLANKQDLPVALAVSEVEKVLAVHELSANTLHHVQGCSAVDGQGLQPGLEKLYEMILKRKKMVRHSKKKR from the coding sequence ATGGGAAACCAACTGACTGAGATTGCCCCCAACACACCCTTCCTGCCTAACTTCCAGTCTCTCCATGTGGTGGTCATCGGGCTGGACTCTGCTGGCAAGACGTCCCTTCTCTACAGACTCAAGCTGAAGGAGTTTGTCAAGACCATTCCGACCAAGGGCTTCAACACGGAGAAGATCAAAGTGCCGGTGGGCAACGGCCGAGCCATCACTTTCCAGGTGTGGGACGTTGGCGGTCAGGATAAGCTGCGGCCCTTGTGGAAGTCGTACACACGGCGTACAGACGGCATGGTCTTTGTGGTGGACTCCACTGAAGCCGAACGCATGGAGGAGGCCAAGGTGGAGCTGCATAAAATCACGCGCACGTCAGAGAACCAGGGTGTGCCAGTGCTAGTGTTGGCCAACAAACAGGATCTTCCGGTTGCGCTGGCTGTCAGCGAGGTGGAGAAAGTCCTGGCAGTGCACGAACTGAGCGCCAACACCCTTCATCATGTACAAGGCTGTAGCGCAGTGGATGGCCAAGGCCTTCAGCCAGGCCTGGAGAAACTGTATGAGATGATCCTTAAAAGGAAAAAGATGGTGAGGCACAGCAAGAAAAAGAGATGA